One stretch of Labrenzia sp. CE80 DNA includes these proteins:
- a CDS encoding VOC family protein, translated as MAKAIHAMFRVLDEARSVSFYKEAFGLDVADRLDFDSFTLVYMKNDSTDFEVELTINKDRTEPYDLGDGYGHMAFCVDDLDGEHARFEAAGFSPRKIVEFERDGVLLARFFFVQDPDGYQVEVLQRHGRYT; from the coding sequence TTGGCAAAAGCTATTCATGCGATGTTTCGCGTGCTGGATGAGGCACGGTCTGTTTCCTTTTACAAGGAAGCATTCGGTCTAGATGTCGCAGATCGACTTGATTTCGACAGTTTTACACTCGTTTACATGAAGAATGATTCCACTGACTTCGAAGTGGAATTGACCATCAACAAGGATCGTACCGAGCCGTATGACCTGGGAGATGGCTATGGTCACATGGCCTTTTGTGTCGATGACCTGGACGGCGAACATGCCCGTTTCGAGGCTGCCGGATTTTCACCGAGAAAAATTGTCGAGTTTGAGAGGGATGGCGTCCTGCTGGCCCGGTTTTTCTTTGTTCAGGACCCTGACGGTTACCAGGTCGAGGTTCTGCAGAGGCACGGACGCTACACCTGA
- a CDS encoding twin-arginine translocation signal domain-containing protein, protein MTKTMERRGMTRRELLTRSAAVTAALMIGPNLVAGVSGAWAMEVSHVSPQTMATLIQMARDIYPHDHVADDYYAVAVKSYDNADQAAMIEEGIASLNSAAQGLGHGSYLDTGWERDRVDILRRMEASPFFQTIRGGLVTGLYNQKAVWPLFGYEGESYSKGGYIDRGFDDINWI, encoded by the coding sequence ATGACAAAGACGATGGAACGACGCGGCATGACGCGTCGGGAATTGCTGACGCGTAGCGCAGCCGTCACAGCGGCTCTCATGATCGGCCCCAACCTGGTCGCCGGTGTCTCGGGGGCCTGGGCTATGGAGGTGAGCCACGTGTCGCCGCAGACGATGGCCACATTGATCCAGATGGCGCGCGACATCTATCCACATGACCATGTTGCCGACGACTACTACGCCGTGGCGGTCAAGAGCTACGACAATGCCGATCAGGCGGCGATGATCGAGGAGGGCATTGCCTCGCTCAACAGCGCTGCACAGGGGCTTGGGCATGGCAGTTACCTTGATACCGGCTGGGAACGCGACCGGGTCGATATCCTGAGGAGGATGGAGGCAAGTCCCTTCTTCCAGACCATCCGGGGTGGTCTTGTGACCGGTCTCTACAACCAGAAGGCCGTTTGGCCGCTCTTCGGCTACGAGGGTGAGAGCTACTCAAAGGGTGGCTACATCGACCGCGGCTTTGACGATATCAACTGGATTTAG
- a CDS encoding GMC family oxidoreductase yields the protein MAAPFDLNDDTVVVVIGTGAGGGVLSNELAQKGVSVVALEAGGRYLPDDYINDEWESFGQLAWLDKRTTSGDWRVAKDFSGLPAWIVKAVGGTTTHWAGASLRFQAHEFKTKTTYGDVQGANLLDWPIDLAEMEPWYEKAETKLGVTRTGDRAGLPGNNNYKVFEAGAKALEYEQVHTGRMAINSGDYDDRLACQQTGFCFQGCKWGAKWSAAYTDIPRGEETGNLEVREHAHVLKIEHDASGKVTGVLYADKDGNQHLQKARVVCVAGNSIESPRLLLNSASAMFPDGLANSSGQVGRNYMRHMTGSVYAVFDKPVRMWRGTTMAGIVQDEARYDPSRGFVGGYELETLALGLPFMAAFLDPGGWGREFTTALDSYENMAGLWIVGEDMPQETNRITLNHDSKDQYGLPAPNVHFDDHPNDIAMRKHAYERGMALYDAVGATRTFPTPPYPSTHNLGTNRMSEKARDGVVNRWGQTHDVANLFVSDGSQFTTGAAENPTLTIVALAIRQADRIASELSKGNL from the coding sequence ATGGCAGCACCATTTGACCTGAACGATGACACGGTAGTGGTTGTCATCGGTACCGGCGCCGGCGGCGGCGTCTTGTCAAACGAACTGGCCCAGAAGGGCGTGAGCGTGGTGGCTCTGGAGGCTGGCGGGCGGTACCTGCCGGACGACTATATCAACGACGAGTGGGAAAGCTTTGGCCAGCTGGCGTGGCTGGACAAACGGACAACGTCCGGCGACTGGCGGGTCGCCAAGGACTTTTCCGGTTTGCCGGCCTGGATCGTCAAGGCTGTCGGTGGCACGACAACCCACTGGGCGGGTGCATCGCTCCGTTTTCAGGCGCATGAATTCAAGACGAAGACGACCTATGGCGACGTCCAGGGTGCAAATCTGCTCGACTGGCCTATCGACCTGGCCGAGATGGAGCCCTGGTACGAGAAGGCCGAAACAAAGCTGGGCGTGACGCGTACCGGTGACCGGGCAGGCCTGCCTGGCAACAACAACTACAAGGTCTTCGAAGCCGGAGCGAAAGCTCTGGAATACGAGCAGGTCCATACCGGCCGCATGGCAATCAACAGCGGCGACTACGACGACCGTTTGGCCTGTCAGCAGACCGGGTTCTGTTTTCAGGGGTGCAAATGGGGGGCGAAATGGTCGGCCGCCTATACCGATATTCCACGCGGCGAGGAGACCGGAAACCTGGAAGTGCGCGAACATGCTCATGTCCTGAAGATCGAACATGATGCCTCGGGCAAGGTCACAGGCGTTCTTTATGCCGACAAGGATGGGAACCAGCATCTTCAGAAGGCTCGCGTGGTCTGTGTGGCGGGCAATTCGATCGAAAGCCCGCGGCTGCTCTTGAACTCCGCGTCCGCCATGTTCCCGGACGGACTTGCAAACTCATCCGGTCAGGTGGGACGCAACTACATGCGGCACATGACCGGTTCGGTCTACGCGGTGTTCGACAAGCCGGTGCGGATGTGGCGTGGCACCACGATGGCCGGAATCGTCCAGGATGAAGCCAGATACGATCCGTCGCGGGGATTTGTCGGCGGCTACGAGCTGGAAACCCTGGCGCTGGGCTTGCCGTTCATGGCGGCTTTCCTGGATCCGGGCGGATGGGGACGGGAGTTCACGACGGCACTCGATTCCTATGAGAACATGGCTGGCCTCTGGATCGTCGGCGAGGACATGCCGCAGGAGACAAACCGGATCACGCTGAACCATGACTCCAAGGATCAGTATGGTCTTCCGGCTCCCAACGTGCATTTCGACGACCATCCCAACGACATTGCCATGCGCAAACACGCCTATGAGCGGGGCATGGCCCTTTACGACGCGGTCGGAGCGACGCGGACCTTCCCGACGCCGCCTTATCCGTCGACGCATAACCTGGGAACCAACCGGATGTCGGAAAAGGCTCGTGACGGTGTGGTCAATCGGTGGGGGCAGACCCATGATGTCGCGAACCTCTTCGTCTCCGACGGAAGTCAGTTCACGACGGGCGCGGCTGAGAACCCGACCTTGACCATTGTGGCATTGGCGATCCGGCAGGCGGACCGGATCGCATCGGAATTGAGCAAAGGCAATCTCTAG
- a CDS encoding PQQ-dependent sugar dehydrogenase translates to MKRSIVVAASLMAGISVVSAQAPVPDNLEKLSNFQSTGVTEFTYIEQKGEYADGIKKTLERISLPDGFKIGLYAIVPDARHMAVGPQGIVTFVGTRKDKVWSVTDRNKDRVADEVKDFAPSLKFAIPNGPCFSKDGFLYIAEQNRVLVYPAAEFFYESPDVAAFNVVKQGDLIPQSEESYNHTARVCKIGPDGKIYISLGQPFNVSPPEKLDLYNETGIGGMIRLNTDGTSREVYTYGIRNSVGHDFHPETGELWFTDNQVDGMGDDIPPGEINRQTAMGQHFGFPWYGGGDTRTNEYKNEEVPVDVVMPAADQVAHAADLGMSFYSGKMFPAKYKNAIFSAQHGSWNRTTPVGARVMVTFVDDEGNATTESFAEGWIDENDEYLGRPVDVAQLRDGSILVSDDLAGAIYRIWYEGN, encoded by the coding sequence ATGAAAAGAAGCATAGTCGTCGCGGCCAGCCTTATGGCTGGAATTTCAGTTGTCAGTGCCCAGGCGCCGGTACCTGACAATCTGGAAAAGCTGTCCAACTTTCAGTCCACGGGTGTCACCGAGTTCACCTACATCGAGCAAAAGGGCGAGTATGCCGACGGCATAAAGAAGACCCTTGAGCGCATATCCCTGCCAGACGGGTTCAAGATCGGACTTTATGCAATCGTTCCTGACGCCCGGCACATGGCCGTTGGCCCGCAAGGCATTGTCACCTTCGTCGGCACCCGCAAGGACAAGGTCTGGTCGGTAACCGACCGCAACAAGGACCGGGTGGCGGATGAGGTGAAGGACTTTGCGCCGTCACTCAAGTTCGCGATCCCGAATGGACCGTGTTTCTCCAAGGATGGCTTTCTCTATATAGCCGAGCAGAACCGGGTCCTGGTTTATCCGGCGGCCGAGTTTTTCTATGAAAGCCCGGACGTGGCCGCCTTCAACGTGGTCAAGCAGGGGGATCTGATCCCGCAGTCGGAGGAGAGCTACAACCACACGGCCCGCGTCTGCAAGATCGGGCCGGACGGCAAGATCTATATTTCGCTCGGCCAGCCCTTCAACGTTTCACCGCCGGAAAAGCTGGACCTCTACAACGAGACCGGCATTGGAGGGATGATCCGGCTGAACACCGATGGCACCAGCCGTGAGGTCTATACCTACGGCATCCGAAATTCGGTCGGGCATGACTTCCATCCTGAGACCGGAGAACTCTGGTTCACCGACAATCAGGTGGATGGCATGGGGGATGACATCCCTCCAGGCGAGATCAACCGCCAGACCGCCATGGGCCAACACTTTGGCTTCCCGTGGTATGGCGGAGGCGACACACGCACCAACGAATACAAGAACGAAGAAGTGCCGGTGGATGTCGTCATGCCTGCTGCCGACCAGGTTGCTCATGCTGCCGATCTTGGTATGAGCTTCTACAGCGGCAAGATGTTCCCGGCGAAATACAAGAATGCGATCTTCTCCGCCCAGCATGGATCCTGGAACCGGACGACACCGGTCGGCGCGCGCGTGATGGTCACCTTCGTTGATGACGAAGGCAATGCCACCACGGAAAGCTTCGCAGAGGGATGGATCGACGAAAATGATGAGTATCTCGGCCGTCCGGTGGATGTCGCACAGCTGCGTGACGGATCCATTCTGGTGTCCGATGACCTTGCTGGCGCGATTTACCGTATCTGGTATGAGGGCAACTGA
- a CDS encoding c-type cytochrome encodes MLFRRACVLGGVFLAQAFASHALADEVTIGDPAAGRKVAGMCRTCHGVDGYARIPIAPHIGGEPAPYLVHQLTAFRDGTRTHEMMSVVAKSLTDQQIADLAAWYASQVALASLPQGVSEDAAPEACVACHGAAGLSELEDAPNLAGETVMYIDTQLKAFRTGKRSHEIMSAIAADLSNEDIRSLAEWYADIDLTIEPAK; translated from the coding sequence ATGCTGTTTCGACGTGCATGTGTTCTGGGCGGGGTTTTCCTCGCCCAGGCGTTCGCGAGCCACGCGCTGGCTGACGAGGTGACTATCGGTGATCCGGCAGCCGGGCGAAAGGTGGCCGGCATGTGCCGGACCTGCCATGGGGTGGACGGCTATGCTCGCATTCCGATCGCGCCTCATATTGGCGGCGAACCAGCGCCCTACCTCGTTCATCAGCTGACTGCTTTTCGGGATGGAACGCGCACTCATGAAATGATGAGTGTCGTGGCCAAATCCCTGACGGATCAACAAATTGCGGATCTGGCAGCATGGTACGCCAGTCAGGTGGCGCTTGCGTCGCTGCCACAAGGAGTTTCCGAAGACGCTGCGCCGGAAGCCTGCGTTGCCTGTCACGGTGCGGCGGGCCTGTCGGAGCTCGAAGATGCGCCCAATCTTGCGGGCGAGACGGTGATGTATATCGATACGCAGCTGAAGGCCTTTAGAACCGGAAAGCGGAGCCATGAGATCATGTCGGCAATCGCAGCCGACCTCAGCAATGAGGATATTCGCAGCCTGGCAGAATGGTATGCGGACATCGACCTGACGATCGAGCCCGCAAAATAA
- a CDS encoding xanthine dehydrogenase family protein molybdopterin-binding subunit: protein MDQMIPAKFGIGAPVRRKEDAKLITGHGIYTDDYAPTGALHAHVLRSAMAHAKVSLSGLEEAREVPGVAMILTAEDVSDLKPMPTKAVMKQVDGTSHACPPQPVLCSDTVRYVGDAIAFIVADSVNTAKSAAELIEVDYEPLEVAVGIETSLQEDAPLVWPEYGSNQAFVLGHGDEDKCAAAFEAADRVVSIKLINNRLVANYLEPRGCVAEFDPELECFTLTAGTQGGHGMRSVICNDILGIDEDKLRIVTPEVGGGFGTKMFTYREYPLCLTAAQRLGKPVKWTGERMDHFVTDAHGRDNVTYAELALDKDAKIVGLKIDVLASMGAYLHQYAPFIPFVGTSMSTGLYDVPALWVTATGVYENTVPTDAYRGAGRPEAAYLIERLIEKAGAETGLGSAEIRRRNFVAVENLPYTTQTGRLYDTGDFAGHMDKAMDVADWSGFAARQKASADNGKFRGIGMCSYIEACAFPGGEEATVELNGNGTVTLLIGTQTNGQGHATSYGQIIAEQLGLDLEKIEVIQGDTDRVRKGGGTGGSRSIPLGLPSVNEASKTLVKKIKDQAAEQLEVGPEDLELVGGDVRVVGTDRQVTLAEVAANAPQKLFGQEEVKQVEATYPNGTHIAEVEIDPETGNVSVENYVIVDDFGVTVNPILLEGQVQGGTAQAISQALCERTVYDEEGQLLTASLLDYQLIRAGDLPDFNFQTRNIPSTTNAMGIKGAGEAGTIGGCASIMNAVQKALRDGAGVDHIDMPATPSRVWEAIQAQKA from the coding sequence ATGGACCAGATGATTCCGGCCAAATTCGGTATTGGCGCGCCTGTGCGCCGGAAGGAAGATGCCAAGCTGATTACCGGCCATGGTATCTATACGGATGACTATGCGCCGACCGGGGCACTTCACGCCCACGTTTTGCGGTCCGCGATGGCCCATGCGAAAGTCTCGTTGAGCGGCCTGGAAGAGGCACGCGAGGTTCCCGGTGTCGCCATGATCCTGACCGCAGAAGATGTGTCCGACCTAAAACCAATGCCGACCAAGGCGGTGATGAAACAGGTCGACGGTACGTCTCACGCCTGTCCGCCACAGCCTGTCCTGTGTTCCGACACGGTTCGGTATGTCGGCGACGCAATAGCCTTTATCGTCGCCGACAGCGTGAACACCGCGAAGTCTGCGGCTGAATTGATCGAGGTGGACTACGAGCCGCTTGAGGTCGCCGTCGGAATTGAAACCTCACTTCAGGAGGATGCGCCACTGGTCTGGCCGGAATACGGGTCGAACCAGGCGTTTGTCCTTGGTCATGGCGATGAAGACAAATGCGCTGCGGCATTCGAGGCTGCCGATCGTGTGGTGTCCATCAAGCTGATCAACAACCGTCTGGTCGCCAATTACCTGGAGCCACGAGGGTGTGTTGCGGAGTTCGATCCCGAGCTGGAGTGTTTCACCCTGACGGCTGGAACCCAGGGCGGTCATGGCATGCGCAGTGTGATCTGCAATGACATCCTCGGTATTGATGAAGACAAGCTGCGGATCGTCACCCCGGAAGTGGGCGGCGGATTTGGCACCAAGATGTTCACCTACCGAGAATATCCGCTCTGTCTGACGGCTGCGCAGCGCCTTGGCAAACCCGTCAAGTGGACGGGTGAGCGGATGGACCATTTCGTGACGGACGCCCACGGCCGTGACAACGTCACATATGCAGAACTGGCGCTCGACAAGGACGCGAAGATTGTCGGCCTGAAAATTGATGTTCTGGCCTCCATGGGGGCTTACCTTCACCAGTATGCGCCCTTCATTCCCTTTGTCGGCACATCCATGTCGACCGGCCTTTACGATGTGCCTGCGCTTTGGGTGACAGCCACTGGTGTCTATGAGAACACCGTGCCGACAGATGCTTATCGCGGGGCAGGGCGGCCTGAAGCGGCCTATCTGATCGAGCGGCTGATCGAGAAAGCCGGAGCCGAGACAGGGCTCGGGTCAGCGGAAATACGCCGCCGGAATTTTGTCGCGGTCGAGAACCTGCCCTACACCACACAGACGGGCCGACTCTATGACACGGGTGATTTTGCGGGCCACATGGACAAGGCCATGGATGTGGCGGACTGGTCCGGCTTTGCGGCGCGGCAAAAGGCGAGTGCGGACAACGGCAAATTCCGTGGCATCGGCATGTGTTCCTATATCGAGGCCTGCGCTTTTCCTGGCGGTGAGGAAGCGACTGTGGAACTCAACGGCAATGGAACTGTGACGCTTTTGATCGGAACGCAGACCAACGGCCAGGGACACGCCACTTCCTATGGACAGATCATCGCGGAGCAGCTTGGACTGGATCTTGAAAAGATCGAGGTCATCCAGGGCGATACGGACCGCGTGCGCAAGGGTGGCGGGACGGGTGGTTCGCGGTCCATTCCACTCGGACTTCCTTCCGTGAATGAAGCGTCCAAGACGCTGGTGAAGAAGATCAAGGATCAGGCGGCAGAGCAACTCGAGGTCGGACCCGAGGATCTGGAGCTGGTTGGCGGCGATGTCCGGGTTGTCGGAACGGACCGTCAGGTTACCCTGGCCGAGGTTGCAGCCAATGCGCCCCAGAAACTGTTTGGCCAGGAAGAGGTCAAGCAGGTTGAGGCGACCTATCCCAATGGAACGCACATTGCCGAAGTTGAGATCGACCCGGAAACGGGCAACGTTTCGGTCGAGAACTATGTGATCGTCGACGACTTCGGCGTCACGGTGAATCCGATCCTTCTGGAAGGCCAGGTGCAGGGCGGGACAGCGCAGGCGATTAGCCAAGCCTTGTGCGAACGCACGGTTTACGACGAGGAAGGTCAGCTGCTGACGGCATCGCTGCTGGACTATCAGCTGATCCGGGCCGGAGACCTGCCAGACTTCAACTTCCAGACCCGCAACATACCGTCGACCACCAATGCGATGGGCATCAAGGGGGCTGGGGAGGCTGGCACCATCGGCGGCTGTGCGTCCATCATGAACGCTGTGCAGAAGGCGCTGCGTGATGGCGCAGGCGTGGACCACATCGATATGCCGGCAACCCCGTCGCGCGTCTGGGAAGCGATCCAGGCGCAGAAAGCTTAG
- the sbmA gene encoding peptide antibiotic transporter SbmA, whose product MFRSFFQNRKWFFWAYIGSVLILGVTWYKVQLDVQINEWFGSFYDIVQRSLSEPGSITFPEYMAEMMTVFRIAGIYIVVAVFLDFFIKHFIFRWRTAMNNYYMGHWQVVRHIEGASQRVQEDTMRFARIMEGLGVSFMRSIMTLIAFLPLLWTLSENVTELPWIGTVSHSLVYVAILSAASGTVLLAVVGFKLPGLEFQNQKVEAAYRKELVYGEDNEERAAPPSVAELFGNVRKNYFRLYFHYLYFDVARWSYLQATVLVPYIALGPTIISGAITLGIMQQIVRAFGRVENSFQYLVNAWTTIVELISVYKRLRAFERHIWEFEKNGGEPVEMAAE is encoded by the coding sequence ATGTTTCGTTCCTTCTTCCAGAATCGAAAGTGGTTCTTTTGGGCATACATCGGCTCTGTGCTGATCCTCGGAGTAACCTGGTACAAGGTGCAGCTTGACGTTCAGATCAATGAATGGTTCGGCAGCTTCTACGATATTGTCCAGAGATCCCTCAGCGAACCGGGCAGCATCACATTTCCCGAATATATGGCGGAGATGATGACCGTCTTCCGCATCGCGGGGATCTACATCGTTGTTGCGGTGTTCCTGGATTTCTTCATCAAGCACTTCATTTTCCGTTGGCGCACGGCGATGAACAACTACTACATGGGTCACTGGCAGGTTGTGCGGCACATTGAGGGCGCATCCCAACGCGTTCAGGAAGACACCATGCGCTTTGCGCGCATCATGGAGGGGCTCGGCGTTTCCTTCATGCGCTCGATCATGACCCTGATCGCATTCTTGCCATTGCTCTGGACCTTGTCAGAAAATGTCACCGAGTTGCCCTGGATCGGCACCGTTTCGCACTCGCTGGTCTATGTTGCCATTCTCTCGGCGGCTTCGGGAACTGTGCTCCTGGCCGTTGTCGGTTTCAAACTGCCCGGCCTCGAATTCCAGAACCAGAAGGTCGAAGCGGCCTATCGCAAGGAACTCGTCTACGGCGAGGACAACGAGGAGCGCGCGGCTCCGCCCTCAGTCGCCGAACTTTTCGGCAATGTGCGGAAGAACTATTTTCGCCTCTACTTCCACTATCTCTATTTCGATGTTGCGCGCTGGTCTTACCTGCAGGCGACGGTTCTCGTCCCCTATATCGCGTTAGGTCCCACGATCATCAGCGGCGCGATCACACTTGGCATAATGCAGCAGATTGTTCGCGCTTTTGGCCGCGTGGAAAACTCGTTCCAGTATCTCGTCAACGCCTGGACCACCATCGTTGAGTTGATCTCAGTCTATAAACGCTTGCGCGCGTTCGAAAGACACATATGGGAATTCGAAAAGAACGGCGGTGAGCCGGTTGAAATGGCGGCAGAATAG
- a CDS encoding DMT family transporter — translation MALSSAASKSSDAPASAGLTRVAPLLGISLKLASTLVFSIMVVALKVASETIPIGEIVFARNFFGMWPVLIMVAFRGELVIAFRTSRPLSHMGRSAVGIAAMIFAFTSFSLLPLPDATAIGFATPLIVVVLAWAVLGEQVRVYRWSAVGVGLLGILIILSPHLGEGEFGDSQTIGAMCGAMAALFAAMAMIFVRKLCESERTSTIVTWFSGSATVLSFVTIPLGWLIPSQAWVMPDFETFGLLLLVGLSGGVGQILLTQSYRFADASTIAPFDYANMIWAVVLGYFLFAEIPVPEVLAGAAIVIAAGVFVIYREHRLGLDRTKNRRASTPSKS, via the coding sequence ATGGCGCTCTCCAGCGCAGCCTCGAAGTCTTCGGACGCTCCTGCATCGGCGGGCCTAACACGTGTGGCCCCTCTCCTTGGAATTTCCCTGAAGTTGGCATCCACCCTGGTTTTTTCGATCATGGTGGTGGCTCTCAAGGTTGCCTCTGAAACCATCCCGATTGGCGAGATTGTTTTTGCACGTAATTTCTTTGGAATGTGGCCTGTTCTGATCATGGTCGCGTTCAGAGGCGAGCTTGTCATCGCCTTTCGAACGAGCCGCCCACTCAGTCACATGGGGCGCTCTGCCGTTGGCATTGCGGCCATGATTTTTGCCTTCACGTCGTTTTCCCTGTTGCCGCTGCCCGATGCCACGGCGATCGGCTTTGCAACGCCGCTCATCGTGGTTGTTCTCGCCTGGGCGGTGTTGGGCGAACAGGTCCGCGTCTACCGCTGGTCTGCCGTTGGCGTCGGCTTGCTTGGCATCTTGATCATTCTGTCTCCGCATCTTGGCGAAGGCGAGTTTGGCGACAGTCAGACAATCGGTGCCATGTGCGGTGCCATGGCTGCGCTGTTTGCAGCCATGGCGATGATTTTCGTTCGCAAGCTTTGCGAGAGCGAGCGCACGTCGACGATCGTAACCTGGTTCTCGGGATCGGCGACCGTGTTGTCGTTCGTAACGATCCCTCTCGGCTGGCTCATTCCGTCTCAGGCCTGGGTGATGCCTGACTTTGAGACCTTCGGATTGCTGCTGCTCGTTGGTCTGTCGGGTGGCGTCGGGCAGATCCTGCTGACTCAGAGCTACCGCTTCGCGGACGCCTCGACCATCGCACCCTTCGACTATGCAAACATGATTTGGGCCGTTGTTTTGGGTTATTTTCTTTTTGCGGAAATTCCCGTGCCGGAGGTGCTGGCAGGAGCTGCCATCGTGATCGCTGCCGGCGTGTTTGTCATCTACCGCGAACACAGGCTCGGACTGGACCGGACCAAGAACCGGCGCGCGTCCACACCGTCGAAGTCTTAG
- a CDS encoding RES family NAD+ phosphorylase codes for MLRRGDLERPAARFNRKGQDALYLSPDELSARVAIGQYVTPETSERVLLTFDLSDCRLCDLRHPDAAELYELARQPWISPLEAGATPPSWSAADEIRKADFDGLIDPSRRRPGLWHVTLFRWNDGSGPKVRSIGSPKPIRLARDFR; via the coding sequence GTGCTGCGCAGGGGCGACTTGGAAAGGCCAGCAGCACGCTTCAATCGCAAAGGGCAAGATGCCCTCTATCTGAGTCCTGACGAACTAAGCGCCAGAGTGGCCATCGGTCAATATGTTACGCCGGAGACCTCAGAGCGGGTGCTGCTGACATTTGATCTTTCCGATTGCCGGTTGTGTGATCTCCGTCATCCAGATGCCGCGGAACTATATGAACTGGCTCGTCAGCCTTGGATTTCGCCACTTGAGGCCGGTGCGACGCCTCCTTCATGGAGTGCTGCCGACGAGATCAGGAAGGCTGATTTTGACGGACTTATAGACCCGTCACGCCGCAGGCCAGGTCTTTGGCACGTTACACTGTTCCGATGGAACGACGGTTCTGGGCCAAAGGTTCGTTCCATCGGCAGTCCGAAGCCAATCCGGCTCGCGCGCGACTTCAGATGA